The stretch of DNA acaaagtacacaagaaaagaaaacagtaaaaattgacagaaaattcatttaACTAAAAAAGGTGATcttaaacaggtgtgttttgagtttggactTGAAATCAGATAGTGTAGTGATGTTCCTTATTTCGGGTGGCAGAGAGTTCCAGAGCCGGGGAGCAGAGCGGCTGAAAGCTCTGCTCCCCATGGTGGTGAGACGGGCAGGGGGGACAGTCAGCagaatggaggaggatgaacgGAGGGTGCGAGAGGGAGTGGCGATATGGAGAAGATTGGAAAGATATGGGGGGGCAAGATTGTGAATGGCCTTGAATGTTAGCAGAAGGATTTTGAAGTCAATGCGGGACTTGACCgggagccagtggagctgctgtaggacGGGAGTGATGTGGTGGATGGAGGGGGTTCTGGTGATGACATGGGCAGCTGAATTCTGGACCAGTTGAAGTTTGTGCAGGGATTTGTGGGTGAGaccggagaggagggagttgcagtaatcCAGACGGGAAGTGATGAGACTATGGACGAGGATAGCAGTGGTATGGGGAGTAAGGGAGGGGCGGAGGCGGTTGATGTTGCGTAGGTGGAAGTAAGCAGACCGGGTGATGTTATTGATGTGAGATTGGAAGGAGAGTGTACTGTcgaggatgacacccagactcTTAACCTGTGGGGAGGGGGAAACGGAGCAGTTATCAATGATGAGGGGGAAACTGTCGGTTTTGGAAAGTGTTGACTGTGTGCCAATGAGAAGGATCTCAGTTTTGTCAGAGTTGAGTTTTAGTAGATTTGAAGTGAACcaggattttatttcagttaagcagtcggtaagggaggagggagggaggttggaAGTGGGTTTGCTGGCGAGGTAGAGCTGGGTGTCATCTGCGTAACAGTGAAAAGTGATGTTATGTTTGCGGAAGATATTGCCAAGGGGAAGGAGATAAATGATAAAGAGGAGGGGCCCCAGGACAGAGCCCTGAGGCACACCAGAGGTGACAGGGGAAGTGGTTGGTGAGGTGTCAAACTGCTGACATCGCCTGCTGACATCGCCTGGCAGAACGTGGAAACACAAACCAGCTCAGACAAGAAACTTGCAAGTGTAATTTTAGTAATGAATTTCTCAGCAAATGAAAATTCTTACCTCAACATTATTTTCGCTTGTACAAAAGTAAAAATCCTGCCAAAATCACCAGGATTGACACAACAGTAAGGATACGTGGCCAAAAATAACCTGTAGTGAGAGAGTGATGATTAATGACTTGTTAATAATATACTGGAGCTCCCATATATTTACAAAGTTatcatatgaaatataatacAAAACACCAAGTAGCTGTTTTAAACCCAGATTTAGAGCCTTTCTCTTGTCCAATGCTCTCTGAAAGATCTGACCTTTTGTGAGTTTTGGTTCTAAAATCTTATCCTCTCTCCAGTACGGGTGGCTGACAGCACAGTTCAGGTTTTCTGTGTTCGTTCCTTCTGAGATCTCCAGACGACTCTCTACTGTAAAAAATCCATCTTTGTCAGACGATGTTTTCACATCCGATAAGTTTCCCTCATGGCTCCAGAAGATGTTGGCAGCAGGTTTTCCTCTTTCAGCTTTGCACATTGCCACCATCTTGTTGTCCTCTTTCTCTAACCAGGCTGATATTCTGGGAGGAACTGAGCCAGGGAGGACAAAACAGATAAATTAGATTGTTTTTTCGCTATCTCTTATACTCAGatgaacattttcaacaggaCTGTGAGATCGGTACATTATGCCGAGGATCAGGGATACTGTGTCTTGAGAGTTCAGAGCAACAGAAATTAACTGACAATATCTCGCATTTTGTAGTGGAAGGAACAGGTTCAGTAGTAGATATGTCAAGGCGAGTAAAACATAAAACTACCTGTggtaatgaaataaaagtaaGGAAAGGCAGGCAGAATTTGCCTGATTTGGGtgaatttttttacatttgataagtaaactttatttttctaaatataaTTCTAAAAAATCTTCTATCCTTGTGAGGAGAAAAGTCCTACCTGTGATGGCCACGTTGATCTCATAACGATCGATTCCTCCTTCATAAACCGACTCACATTTGTAGACCCCTTCGTCGCCATTGGTCAAGTTTGGGATGTGCAAGTATGACTGAGTGCTGGATGTATAGAGTGACTTGCCATCTTTGCATGTGTCTACTCTTCGCCCTCCATCATCTAAGGATATCTTGCATTCATTTCTGTATTTCAACTGTATTGTCCAGATAACATATAGTGTCTCATTCCACGTCTTATTGCTGCATGTCAAGTTTACGTCACTCCCCTCGTTGAAGGCTGAATGTAtgacaactgaaaaaaagaaaagaatactTTACACATGGCGGTGCCTAGATTGTACCGATTTTATATTCTAGGTTTATTACACACGGTGCACATGTTCTgatgaacacaaaaacatgtaaaagagAGATTCAGTTCTGCATTGGACATTGAcaagagaggaaaataaaatgaacaataaatAGCATCTTACACAGAACGAAATGGGCAAACATTTGGTAGAGTCCCTTAAAAGATTATAATTACAATCCAAAATTGACTAAAGATTAATATTAAACCTTTTTTCTGCAAAGAAGAGTTATGTTGGAAATAATGATTAATAGGAGAAATGGACACGTACATTCATATTTTCAACTCCAGGTGCCCTCACTTGtatcatttaatattttaatccTTCTGCAAAGTagccagagagaaaaggaaagaaatgatTTTACCATCACCACCGATAGAAGAATCGTTAAAGCTCGGAGAGGTGGAATGATGAGTTCCTGTTTGAGATGGAGGTGGAtgtgaggaaagaaaaagtttgtaaaacaatgagaaaaaaaacgcaCACAAGTGTCCAGTTGATAAAGCAACAATCTGGGTGGTTTGTGTGCTATTTGTTATTAAGGATGTACAGCCAAAGAGCACGATCTGCAGTGAAGGCTCAGGGTTCATTCATAATCTGCCGATctacacacacaatgcacatcCCATCTACAAACAATGCGATAGTCACCACTATATAAAAGACCTCATCAATGCCAAACAGTTACACTGTTACTGATGGGCTGAAAGTTAATGACTCCAACTTAGTAAAACTGTTCCCTCATGCTCTCTTGAAAGTCATATCACAAGATAAAAGAGACATAGTATGAACCTGTTTTAACCATTTTCCCTGCCttgtaatttatttgttttatcaaaCCTCTAACCTAACGTACATGAGAAATACCCAGTACTTATCCATTTATAACCCTTATATACTAAAATATTACACTGTAGCTATCAAGCCGTAATCTAAAGGGTTGCTGTTCCTGCTTAAATGAATGACTTAaaccttttcaaaatgttcaatcTCATTAACGTCATTAGATAAAAGATTATTATGTCTTACCAGGTCCTAGTCCATAGACACTGACACATGTGAAACAGTAACACATCAGCAGTCTGTCCATTAGGCTTGGCATGTTCATCACTTGAGATCTCAGATATCATCTCAAACTGCAGCTACTGCAGAGGCACATTTCACTTGAGATAAGTTTACCACTTCCTGACCTCGTACATAAATCCGAAGACCATCCTGCACATGTGAGATGTTCAGTGCATCAATACAAAGTAGTTCAGGATGTGCACGCACACGAAAGCAGCatattgtgtattatttttgCAGTTCAATACTGTAATACACCCTTACAGACATACTTCTTTACACAGATTGAGGTCATCGTCAATACAAAATCTGGGACACATAGTTCTAAAGGTTTTTAAGTGGGCTTGTCACTTCAGTGGACTGGGGATTTCCCTGTAAGCAACCCAGCAGGAAGTCATGCAGATcaatttattttatacattcaCATTTTCTCTTTGAGGGAATCCTGCTCAAGATAATAAAAGCAGCACAGTAAGTAAACCTGCCCACATCAATGCCGAGTCTATTATTATCATAGTTACCAGTTCCAGCTTTTCATGGGACAtgggtgtgtttctgtgccttTATGACAGTCCTGTCAGAGGCGCTGCCTCGTCAGATCTGCATACTGGGTGAGTGTGAGGCTTGttggaaagaaaaaactgtGCTGCTGTTTACCACAGGAAGTCATAGCCACTTACCACATAAAGAAACAGGCTTGCTGAAGTAGCACGGTTTTCAAAAGTAGAAGAAATGATGTGTGACATATGTTCAGGATTGAGGATTTACCATCTCACTCCTTGTATTATCTCGTGACAGCCTCAGGAGAGATTTAACATTATGCGTTATTTAGAGCACAATACTGCCAAATAATCACGAAGAATTAATGTTACTAAATACCAGTTACATAAACGTTACTGAACTGTATGGGCAATAGACCTAACTCACACGGCAGCCATTTCCCTCCAACATCTAGCTCAGGCCGGGAAACAAATTGTTGGAACAAATTGTTGTTATTTCACAGCTTACCAATTGATTGTGATTGATGGTGACAATTCGGGGGCACATTCGGCcttatttcaaggtaaaacaacatttttgataacccattagctGATTTTAGCACCACATTAGCAATGTCCTAGCTAACATTTCCGTTTGATTACATCGCATCTTTTTCACTTCCAGTTTTAGACAAATGTCTCCAAGATGTGTGTTAATATTTCTGAATCAATTCACATCTTTGTTCGTCGTATAACATCAAAACAGTATTGTATCGAACAGTAAATTACACTTGTCATAGAAAAATTGTCagagaacaaaacgtgtaagcATCTCAAGCCTGTGGTGACCACAGACCtaatttcaggcatttaactgtAAACCCATAAACCCACAGTGAATTAGCACCTGAGAACTGGGTGGGCCTAACCCAGCAGGGctcaaaaacataaatgaaacatCCTGCACACCCCATTTATCAGGTCATCACAGACCACAGGGtaaatgaaaaagtgaaaaatgtccaaGAGGAGGTCAGGTACTGGATACTCATCAGTCCTGAGTCATTCCAGCAAGTACAGACCACGAAAAGGAGCCAGTCTTGTCCAAGAGATAGAAACCTATAAACAGGGTCTATACCATAACACTGCCCTATATCTGTTCTCGACACACATCCCACTAAACAAGGCTTTTGACAGTGCCACGCTGTCACATACGCTGCATGAAGACCACATTATCTAGAATTGGAGGAGTAGAAGGAAGCTTTACTTGTTGGACTTGAAGAATATTGCCAGTCATATAAAAAGGTTTTAACAGCTCGGAGCCTTTACTGTTAGTTACACATGGACCTGATTGACTGAGAAACTTAAAGCCACTATGTGTCCGTCCATGATGTAACAATGTCATGTTTCTGTAATTGTGTCCACAGCACATAAATAAAGCAGCATTTTAGAGTGTGCTCATTATGCAACTGTCCTGAGAACTGCTGCACATGGCTCAAAAATACTTAAGATGGATattaagaatatatattttcatgttttgtttgtgtctgcagaaTGCGTACATTTTATGTCAATGCCTGTAtccacacacatttatttatatgtttgaCTGGATGGATAATGGAGTGGTTTATTGTGGTTTCATTGATCTTTTTATAAGTTTAAAAGTACTTTTTGTTCACAATTCTGTTGTAATAATCAATTTTATCACTGAAAACGTTTGAAGAAACTGATGGCAATAATCCCTTTGTCTGAAGGTCATACTTCTGTGAGATTTTTTCGCAGCATTTCATAAAAGAAACCATGTTGATGTGTTCACCATAAACAAATAGCTGTATAAGAGTAcaagtgtgaaaacaaaataatcagtgTGAGGAGTGGGTGTCAGGTTGGGGtaaaagggaagactatggaaaaggggagggtggacccaaatgcagttacggacgagaggcaaggatatggggaaacaaaaggcgagctttatttaaaagctgaacacaagaacagaagcaggcaaaacggggggcgagaggcaaagtagcaaattaaaGCAGGGCAAAGTAGCaatcaaaaacagcaagacaaagttcaaatcaaaagcaaagttcaaatcaaaaggcaaaatgcaaaactcaaatccaaaacacatatcATGGGGAACAAGgatcagacaggagcaggcacatggacgggagcatggacaaagacagacggtgacaagaacaatgaccagacgaggagtgaagggaacacagagactaaatacacagacactgatgacaagacgaggaacaggtgaggtggaccaacaggtgagacaacgaaggggaggagcacatgagaacatgaagggaacaacgcaatagacagagggagccagagggaacataggaaaatacacggGAGaaattaaaggacacatgagggcatggaagaacaaaagacacaagacaagatacaaagacataaaaccagagtcatgacagtgGGATACTTATAGCTGCTAAAGCCTGCgatttaaaagtaaaatcagAAGGTATCGACACTGTCTTTACAAACTGGTGTGTGCACCTGACTATTATTTAAGACAGATTTTAACTATGAACCTGCATGTAAGCATGTACAGTGCTTTTCATCttaaacaaactgtaaaacagCTCATGATCATGATGGTGGACTGTTTTTGGATCTCCACCAGTAGATGGCAGAACAGACCCTCTTTCAGTTTCCATTCCTGTCCCCATAATGAGTTCCTTCAGAAATGGGTTGATGTTCATTATTAGGACCGCTGAATGAACCAAATTCTGAATGAACCCAAATTCCAAATTTTATTCTGAGTTCTGAAACGGATGACAGAAACTGAATGTTCAGCCAAGTATCGGTTAGCTTTCTGCTGCAAACAACACACAGTGAGAAACAACCAACTCCTTTTAACATTTGTGTCAAATTATTGTAACCTCTGATGCAGTATTCACTATGTTGTGCAAGTGTATGATATGTGATCGAATAAAGATTTAATAAAGACATAATTATGCTTTAAGACATTACATGAAAACTTAACATAGTTATTGTTATATTATCTTGGGATAACTTTGTCAATAAATTACACCTGTGCTCTCTGTTCTGCACTTTTGATGGTTTAGAGGCAGcaagataaaagataaaaggagCACTGAGAGGTTTCGGGGAAGAGATTTTCAGCAGAAGAGACAGGTCTTCATTGAATATTAATGCATGACTAAAGACAACTAAAGAGCTGAAAGAATAATCATACAACACATGTTTTGCTTCAAGCACTTTTACTTTAAATACTGATAATATTCACAGACATTTACTTGAGTAACATTTTCAAAGCAGAcatgtaacagagtatttttacaGTCTGGTGACAGTATTTTCCCAGAAGTAAAgaatctgaatacttcctccaccactgtgCAAAATTAAGAGTTCAAATGTGCCATGTTCTGTGgacagaaatacatttgtgttttttcctttttttcagttCAACTAAATATCCAGTGTGAGGGTCAAGCTAATTTTAGCAGCGACAGCTTAGAATTTAACAGCAGCAATCTCACAAGTCTGCAGACTCTGTCTTTCAGGGGCCGTGGATACCACTCCCAATTGTGAAGGAATTACTACAGCAAGCAAAACTAGTTTAAATCTACGACCTGGTATAAACACCTGACTATTGTTTGAAGACAGTTGAAACTATTCAGCAGTTCTAGATTTAAGTTTGAATTATTTGCATTATTCAGAGACCTTAGCATGATGCAGTGTGTGATCATGATGGCTGACGATGTTCTTCCATCCACCGGTAGATGGCAGAGCGATTCCTtggggagagagacatagagGTGACGTCAACAAACCTTAGCAGTGGCAGCAAAACAGACAGAGCTTTGAACTGCAGAGTTACAGAAAGATTACTCACCGGTGCAGATGTGGTTGGTGAGGTGTCAAACTGCTGACATCGCCTGGCAGAACGTGGAAACACAAACCAGCTCAGACAAGAAACTTGCAAGTGTAATTTTAGTAATGAATTTCTCAGCAAATGAAAATTCTTACCTCAACATTATTTTCGCTTGTACAAAAGTAAAAATCCTGCCAAAATCACCAGGATTGACACAACAGTAAGGATACGTGGCCAAAAATAACCTGTAGTGAGAGAGTGATGATTAATGACTTGTTAATAATATACTGGAGCTCCCATATATTTACAAAGTTatcatatgaaatataatacAAAACACCAAGTAGCTGTTTTAAACCCAGATTTAGAGCCTTTCTCTTGTCCAATGCTCTCTGAAAGATCTGACCTTTTGTGAGTTTTGGTTCTAAAATCTTATCCTCTCTCCAGTATGGGTGGCTGACAGCACAGTTCAGGTTTTCTGTGTTCGTTCCTTCTGAGATCTCCAGACGACTCTCTACTGTAAAAAATCCATCTTTGTCAGACGATGTTTTCACATCCGATAAGTTTCCCTCATGGCTCCAGAAGATGTTGGCAGCAGGTTTTCCTCTTTCAGCTTTGCACATTGCCACCATCTTGTTGTCCTCTTTCTCTAACCAGGCTGATATTCTGGGAGGAACTGAGCCAGGGAGGACAAAACAGATAAATTAGACTGTTGTCCTTTGACAGAGTTTGACTATCTCTTATACTCAAATGAAAATTTTCAACAGGACTGTGAGATCGGTACATTATTCCAAGGATCAGGGACATTGTGTCTTGAGAGTTCAGAGCAACAGAAAGTAAATGACATTATCCAACATTTTGTTGTGGAAGGAACAGGTTCAGTAGTAGATATTTCAAGATCCTAGCAAGTAAAACATAAAACTACCTGTGGTAACAAATAAAAAGTAAGGAAATGTAAGCAGAATTTGCCTGATTTGGGTGAAGTGGACATTTAATAAGTAAACTTTATTTTACTTGATGTTTTCTAAAATATCTTCTATCCTTGTGAGGAGAAAAGTCCTACCTGTGATGGCCACGTTGATCTCATAACGATCGATTCTGCCTTTGTCAACCAACTCACATTTGTAGACCCCTTCGTCGCCTTTGGTGAAGTTTGGGATGTGCAGGTATGACTGAGTGCTGGATGTATAGAGTGACTTGCCATCTTTGCATGTGTCTACTCCTCGACCTCCATCATCTAAGGATATCTCACATTCATTTCTGTATTTCAACTGTATTGTCCAGATAACATATAGTGTCTCATCCCACATCTTCTTGCTGCATGTCAAGTTTACATCACTCCCCTCGTtgaaggctgaatgtaaaaaaggaaagaataaTTTTCAATCCAAAATTGACTAAATATTGAGATTAAACCTTTCTTctgcaaaataattttttttcaaagcattctttttaatatcttaattttttcaaattaaaaaagtgTTCGAAATAATGGTTAACAGGAGAAATGGAAACGTACATTCGTATTTTCAACTCAAAGTATGAGGCatggaaacatttcaaaatggtCAGCGCTGTATTGatgtgtagatgtattcagggcaacACCCTCTACATGTATGAGCAATATGATGTAGATGGGAAATTGaatgttgaagttataaggacttgatgctttatggcAAAGCATCGAAATGGTTCGCACCATCATATAGCGTAAgcgaaagcttttgataacttttcatcatCAAGGtatgaggatgatactgagttaATGACTGAGTTTCATGACTGTGGTGTTAAATCTATAGGAGGAGATAGTTAAATAACAAGGATtggaaatatatcaaaatggccgacttagtattgatgtaGAGACATATTCAAGGCGACACCCTCTACATGTATGGGCAATTTGATgtagatgggaaattgtatgttgaggTTATGAGGACTTACAAGATAGCAAGCGTCACGCATGGTAAATATGCATATTGAATATCGTTCATGTATGTGcacagtggcgtgcgcagactttttgaagggcaggggcgaaaaggaGGGCACATAAGCaagcgttttggctcccaagagggcactttagcacgcgttttggctcccaagagggcactttagcacgcgttttggctcccaagagggcagtttatcatgttctaaccagccaagggggcagttaagtgtgttttgccaaccaagagggcactttggcacgcttttttggctctcaggagggcactttaagcgtgcattttggctctcaggagggcactttagcgcgcgttttggctctcaggagggcactttagcgcatgtttttcaacaattgggccacgagggggggcgaccttgtgcacatcactgtatgtgcatgtaggggGATTACAGTGGGGGGCACTACAGAGTCCCCAggccacacccacacccaaagacatttatcaaatttttcgccagatgtgatgtattccaaatttggtgacttttggggtatgttcaggcctccaaaCCTGCGCTTACTTTTGAGAATatgaagaataataataagaagaattcCCAAAGATACAATACGTCCTTGGACGTTGtaacctgctcgggccctaataaagtTGGTTGTCCTTTATTCTGATCCGATACAATAGCAGTAGCAGATGCCAATTTCACCACCGGTGAgataatgtgagataacttgAGACAACGTATCATCCAGTCACCGGTGCCCTCATGTGCATCagtcaaatgaaatgcaccTGCAAAAACAGAAGTTTCCATCATTTCTGGTGTTACTCGTTGGTTAGTGTGACCATCCCTCCACCCAGGTACTAGGCGTCCCTGTTTCTTTTGGGTTGTGATTGCAGGTGCTGAATGGAGGGTTGTCAGCTGCATGAGTGACACCTGGGCCAGTGTGCTCTGCCTATAAAGACCGTCCTCATTCTGCAGACGGCCTCTCTGGGGGACTGATCCCTGCTCACTGACAGGCCTGATGGCAGTATGTTTTCCTTGTTTCTTTTATCTGCACATATAttgttacacacacatacatgctttCATGACTGATACTGATCCTTACACGTTTTCCTTgattgatttatgtttttggGACCAATAAATAGCGATTACTAGTAGCCAGCTAGTGTTTGTCTCACTACTTTAGCACAGCCTCGGAGCCTGGTTGTGACACATTACATTATGCAAATGAAAACCTGTAAAAAGGTGCAGGTGCAACAAACAGTGAGGAGCAAAAAAAGATGTGGGTTAATCTGGTAGCGATAACTAAATCCATATTTTATGGATGAATTCTTAATTTGCCATGGAGATAAGAAGACCTAACTCAGCATGTTTCCTCAGAAatgaacaaaatcaaaacaatgaaccTCAAATGTCTTTGAACCGTTACTTGTCTTGTCAGGACATCTCTCTGGTTGTGCAAAAGGACAAAGGGGTGCTTGAATCAGTAAAGCAAAAGTAGACTATATAGGCATGTCACGTTCATCTTTTCCTCTTTGCATGTggaattttttgtttgtttttgctgtaaagggccaaatgttgttttcatttatcaaatattttgatgattaGTCACATAAACTTAAAATGGCAGTTTTAGTAAAGCTATAGAGTAAATGGAACTCAGTATCCTTTCGAAGTAAATAAGAATATGAATATACACTCTATATAACTTTGAGATAAATGATAAGACAAGAAAAACCCagtacagattttaaaaaactaaaccaTTATCGATACATTAGTCAGGAATGAAAATTGTAATCAGTTGCGGCTCTTGCACGCTGAAATCTCtgctgaaaacaaagacagatacaacaaaaaaaaaaccttgccagtagttttgttttcaaaggaAAGTACTGCGCTCCAGTCTCCCCACTTCCAGAAATTCTGCTGGGCACCACAGCGGACTTGAACACTGTAATCTTCATCAGGATACAAGTCCGACAGAACCACTGACCGCAGACCTACACCAGAGAAGTTACGCTAAACACATATATTAGACTTAATTAATTTTTGGTATATAGATGCGACACAAAGAGACAATGCAGGCTGAAAAAAGCTTACACTTGATGAAAGATATGTTGTTGCCCATGGATACATTACAATAAAATTGTGGTAGAAGAATAAGTGATATTGTCAGACTGACACACTG from Sparus aurata chromosome 9, fSpaAur1.1, whole genome shotgun sequence encodes:
- the LOC115587558 gene encoding cell surface glycoprotein CD200 receptor 2-like isoform X3, which produces MNPEPSLQIVLFGCTSLITNSTQTTQIVALSTGHLCAFFFSLFYKLFLSSHPPPSQTGTHHSTSPSFNDSSIGGDVVIHSAFNEGSDVNLTCSNKTWNETLYVIWTIQLKYRNECKISLDDGGRRVDTCKDGKSLYTSSTQSYLHIPNLTNGDEGVYKCESVYEGGIDRYEINVAITVPPRISAWLEKEDNKMVAMCKAERGKPAANIFWSHEGNLSDVKTSSDKDGFFTVESRLEISEGTNTENLNCAVSHPYWREDKILEPKLTKGYFWPRILTVVSILVILAGFLLLYKRK
- the LOC115587558 gene encoding cell surface glycoprotein CD200 receptor 1-like isoform X1; translated protein: MNPEPSLQIVLFGCTSLITNSTQTTQIVALSTGHLCAFFFSLFYKLFLSSHPPPSQTGTHHSTSPSFNDSSIGGDVVIHSAFNEGSDVNLTCSNKTWNETLYVIWTIQLKYRNECKISLDDGGRRVDTCKDGKSLYTSSTQSYLHIPNLTNGDEGVYKCESVYEGGIDRYEINVAITVPPRISAWLEKEDNKMVAMCKAERGKPAANIFWSHEGNLSDVKTSSDKDGFFTVESRLEISEGTNTENLNCAVSHPYWREDKILEPKLTKGQIFQRALDKRKALNLGLKQLLGVLYYISYDNFVNIWELQYIINKSLIITLSLQVIFGHVSLLLCQSW
- the LOC115587558 gene encoding cell surface glycoprotein CD200 receptor 1-like isoform X2; this encodes MNMPSLMDRLLMCYCFTCVSVYGLGPGTHHSTSPSFNDSSIGGDVVIHSAFNEGSDVNLTCSNKTWNETLYVIWTIQLKYRNECKISLDDGGRRVDTCKDGKSLYTSSTQSYLHIPNLTNGDEGVYKCESVYEGGIDRYEINVAITVPPRISAWLEKEDNKMVAMCKAERGKPAANIFWSHEGNLSDVKTSSDKDGFFTVESRLEISEGTNTENLNCAVSHPYWREDKILEPKLTKGQIFQRALDKRKALNLGLKQLLGVLYYISYDNFVNIWELQYIINKSLIITLSLQVIFGHVSLLLCQSW